CTCAGCGCCTTCAATCTTGGGTGGAAAAGTCTCATCGGGTATTGGTTTTACATCTTCTATCATATCGGCAATCTTATTGGTATTTTCTACAACAACTTCATAACAAGAATCACTGCCAAGATATTCAAATTCTTTTAGCATCTCATCTGTTGTTCTGAAATAAAGTAATGGGTCATTTTCAACATCATCGTATCCTTGGTTATGTTTCAAAATCTGGCGCAAGATTCTTTGGTGTGGATGACAATAGTGCGCATCAGATGTCGCAACAACAAGCTTGCCAAGTTTTTTGCCAAGATTGTAAATCTTCCTATTGATTTCTCTTAAATCTTCTTCATCTTTTAAATATCCTTCTCTAATCAAAAAAGAATTATTCTCAACCGGCATTATCTCAAGGAAATCATAAAATGCTGCTATCTTTTCTATCTCTTCCTCACTTTTTCCTTCCAAAAAGGCCCTGAAAATTTCACCAGACTCACACGCACTTCCTATCAAAAGTCCATCCTTTAATTGTATCAAAAGACTTTTGGGTATCCTTGGCCTTTTATAGAAGTATTCTAAATGAGAATACGATACCAGTTTGTAGAGATTTTTTAACCCCTGCTGGTTCTTTACAAGTATAGTTGCATGATAGCTGTGAGATTTGAGGTCTGCTTTTGCGTTTGACTCAATTGAATTAAGTTCTTTTAACCATTTGTATCCTCTTGCTTTTAATCTTTCCACAAGAGAAATAAAGATACCAGCTGTTGTTTCTGCGTCAGAATCAGCTCTGTGATGATGTTTTAACTCTATATTTAAAAACTCTGCAACTTTGTTTAACTTATGAGAAGACAGATCTGTCAAAAGCCTTCTTGAAAGTTCCAGCGTATCGATATATGTATAGTCGAATATAATTCCACATTCCTGGTACGCCTTTTTCAAAAATCCAATGTCAAACTGAGCGTTGTGCGCAACAAGAACGCTGCCGCTTGCAAACTTTTCAAACTCCAAAATGGCATCACTCAGCTTTGGGGCTTTATCAACCATATCTTGGTATATGCCTGTTAGCTCTGATATTCTGACAGGGATTTTGCCTTCGGGGTCAACAAATGTAGAAAATCTTTCTGTTATTTGACCGTTTTCTATTTTCACAGCACCAATTTCTATTATTCTATCTCTTTGACTGTCAAACCCTGTTGTTTCAATGTCAACAACCACAAAGGTAGAGTCAAATCCTTGTCCTTCCTTAGGATTGTAAACAACTGGCACGCCATCATCAATAAGATAGCATTCCATCCCATAGATAACTTTGATATTACAGCTTTTGCTAGCCTCCTGTGCTTCCGGAAACGCCTGAACAACTCCATGGTCTGTTATTGCAACTGCTCGGTGCCCCATTGAAGCTGCCAATTTTATAATCTCCTCTGCAGAGCACACAGCATCCATAGCAGACATTTTAGTATGAGCATGAAGTTCTACTCTCTTGTTATTGCTTGTATCAAGTCGCTGAGGTTTTTGACTTTTGTTTATGTTTTTAGCATTCACCACAACCGCTTTTTCAAAATCGTCAAATTCTACCCTGCCTTCAACCTTAACATAATCTCCAACAGAAATTGAAGTAGGAATTTTATCTTTCTTGGCAACAATTTTTACAAAGGTTGAATTTAAATAGTCTGTGATGTAAAGCTTGTGTATGAGCACATTCTGGTTTTTAGTCTCTTTTATCTCAAGATTAAAAATTTCACCTTCAATCACACAATCAGTACCAACTTTGATAAGAGAAATAGGAATTACCTCTTTCTTTTCATCTATCTTTTTGCCAAATATAATGGTCGGGTCTGTCTCAACCTCACTCTTTTCAGTTGTAATTTTCTCAGTTTCTTCTTTCTTTTCCTCGATAAGCCTTAGATATTTTTCTACTTCCTGGTCTGTGTCAAACTGGATAAAAAAGTCTTTAATCTTAAAATCCACGTCGCATACTATTCCAAACTCTTCAGACAGTATTTGCTTTACAAGCACATCTACCTTTCTTTCAAAAAGGATATCTCTTATACCATTTGGAACCAGAAAATCTAAGCCGTTTGAACTTGGCACAATCTCACATTCTCTCAAAAAATGACTAAGACCGTTACATCTTTTTGAAATCTTATAAAATAAAAACCATCTATATTTCTTCAAAAGTTCTTCCAACGTCAGGTTTCTGGTTTTGAAAAGTTTTATCTCAACATCCCTGCAACTTTCTAAAAGAGACTTAAACCTTTGTTCAATGCCTATAAGGTCTGTACCTTGAAGACTATCAAGGCTTTCCACATAAACTTTAAGGTCCTT
The sequence above is drawn from the Caldicellulosiruptor bescii DSM 6725 genome and encodes:
- a CDS encoding PolC-type DNA polymerase III, whose amino-acid sequence is MSETLFLPVKPVKIEFDKSSKDLKVYVESLDSLQGTDLIGIEQRFKSLLESCRDVEIKLFKTRNLTLEELLKKYRWFLFYKISKRCNGLSHFLRECEIVPSSNGLDFLVPNGIRDILFERKVDVLVKQILSEEFGIVCDVDFKIKDFFIQFDTDQEVEKYLRLIEEKKEETEKITTEKSEVETDPTIIFGKKIDEKKEVIPISLIKVGTDCVIEGEIFNLEIKETKNQNVLIHKLYITDYLNSTFVKIVAKKDKIPTSISVGDYVKVEGRVEFDDFEKAVVVNAKNINKSQKPQRLDTSNNKRVELHAHTKMSAMDAVCSAEEIIKLAASMGHRAVAITDHGVVQAFPEAQEASKSCNIKVIYGMECYLIDDGVPVVYNPKEGQGFDSTFVVVDIETTGFDSQRDRIIEIGAVKIENGQITERFSTFVDPEGKIPVRISELTGIYQDMVDKAPKLSDAILEFEKFASGSVLVAHNAQFDIGFLKKAYQECGIIFDYTYIDTLELSRRLLTDLSSHKLNKVAEFLNIELKHHHRADSDAETTAGIFISLVERLKARGYKWLKELNSIESNAKADLKSHSYHATILVKNQQGLKNLYKLVSYSHLEYFYKRPRIPKSLLIQLKDGLLIGSACESGEIFRAFLEGKSEEEIEKIAAFYDFLEIMPVENNSFLIREGYLKDEEDLREINRKIYNLGKKLGKLVVATSDAHYCHPHQRILRQILKHNQGYDDVENDPLLYFRTTDEMLKEFEYLGSDSCYEVVVENTNKIADMIEDVKPIPDETFPPKIEGAEEEIYNMTMKKAHEIYGDPLPEIVRARLEKELNSIIKNGFAVMYLIAQKLVFKSLSDGYLVGSRGSVGSSLVATMCGITEVNPLPPHYICPNCKYSEFITDGSVGCGYDLEDKNCPRCGEKLKKDGHDIPFETFLGFDGDKEPDIDLNFSGDYQPIAHKFTEELFGQGYVFRAGTISTVAEKTAHGFVTKYAEEKGLSLHPAEILRLSQGCTGVKRTTGQHPGGLMIVPRDKEIFDFTPIQHPADSTDKSVITTHFDYHAISGRLLKLDILGHDDPTVIRMLQDLTGVDPRSIPLDDKATMSIFTSTEALGISPEDIDCEVGTFGIPEFGTRFVRQMLIETKPKTFAELVRISGLSHGTNVWTNNAQDLVRNGIATLKEVISTRDDIMLYLIQKGVPPKDSFRIMEDVRKGKGLKPEDEQLLRAHNVPDWYIESCKKITYMFPKAHAAAYVMMAFRIAYFKVHYKEAFYATYFTVRADDFDYATILKGRDAIRQKIRDLENRISSLSQKDKNLLTVLEIANEMLARGLKFYPVDLNESDAEKFIIKDGGLLIPFNALPNVGVAAAKSIVEARKEGRFLSVDDLIRRAKLNKQVIEILTQYKVLKDLPQTSQLSFF